Sequence from the Oncorhynchus kisutch isolate 150728-3 linkage group LG12, Okis_V2, whole genome shotgun sequence genome:
CTTTTGGGGGGGAATGATATTTGTGCTTTTGTAACTTtcccactcatcattattcacgattcattcggGATTATCCATAATTATGGTAGCATCGACATTAATgcagaagtgtttagaaacatattctattattatttacaatataaaagtgactccaaaattacACAAAATATTATGTTCCattcaatggccataataaagAGGTATGGTGACAGAAGGCAACCTTGTTTTAcgcctcttgacaattcaaagtTCTCAGAGAAGTAACTGTTATTTATTATTTCACATAAAGGATTGTTATGCATGACTTTTACCCATCTTATGAGAGAGTTAAAAAATCCAGAGACTGTATCAGATGCTTTCTCAAAATCTGCTAAAATGATCGTTTTTCTCATAGTTTTccattatttctagtagttgccTAATGTTGTCTCCAATATATCTTCCTTTAACAATCCTGTCTGATTGTGATGAATAATGTCCAGTTGGACCTTGTTTATTCTATCAGCAATACATTTAGCCaatatttttgcatcacaacattgaagggtgaccatgtgtttgatatatttgataccattctaccaattctgctccagccattaccatgaacccgtcctccccaattaaggtgccaagcTTCCTCTGGCTTCTGTTTATATGCATAGGCTATATGTTATATTGTGTGCCTCATTGGAGGGTTTGGTTTTCTTTTTTCACATCTGTAGCAATTGAAACAACAGATATTGTTTCTACTTTCTTTTAAAGTTTGTGACTGCAGGGTCGTTCGCCTTCGCCTGTGAGAAGTCTCCCAGCAGACAGCTAGTAAGACATTACAACAGTCACGTGTTGCATTGCATACACTGCTCTAAACGGGTGTAATCGATTCCATTATTCAAATGTCCACCTGGGTCTACCTGTACAGTAGTCCACATATTGGGCTGAACATGTTGCCCATGGGCTACTGTGCAATGTATATACCCTATTACGTGCATGAGAAGATACATCCATTATATAGCAACATTTAGGTCCAAGACCTTTTTTCTCTTAGGAACAGTTTCATCTTTGGGGCCAGGAGATTTTCCTCTCTACTTACTCTATCTTCCATGTTGTGTCTTTCTCCCCAGCTGACGGGCTGTGCCTACACTAACGTGGCCAGCCTGTTGGCGGGCCTACTGGCTCTGTGTATGTACAGCGTCTCCCTACACTCCGTCCAGGGCACTGCTGAACCCTGCACTCTGCCAAGCATCGACCTGTATGCAGGGGCTGCACCAAAGTGCCCAGGAGAGTACCTGGAGGTAAGGACTGATATGTGGGTGGGTGGTTGAtgagtgtgggtgtgtctgtggacagtttgtcttgtttgccgCTATGCTATTTTAGTGCCCTGTattgtgtgtggcactgtgttttttgtgtgttgttgtttatccTTCCTTGTCTTTTTCTCGGTCCCAGGGGTTCTTCAGGAGTGTCACAGTCCTACTCATCGTTTATGACCTGGGGGCTCTtatcctccactctctcctctctttgtccgCACTCAAGGGACTCAGAGTGGGACTGTGCCGAATGATCAATTGATCAATTAGTCAAACTGATTAACCAATTGATGCTAGTTGAAAAACCTATTTTAGAAAAATATTAATCTGTTTTATCATATTTTTTATCAGTGACCACATTTCCTTTAACTTGTTcaagttcatgttttttttttcatgggTTTGTTTATTCCTTTCCAGCTTTACAGGCTTACCATTTTTTGATAAACCTAATAAAATAATTTGTATAAACTCTGTGGACTTCTGATGCTTATTTAGATTGAGTGTTGTGTGTTCAGTGTAAACTGGCTTTTCATAATAATCTATAAATATCAGGAACAACATATTCTTTCCGTACTGTTTCACTTGTGGTTAGTCATTACTTTTGGATACATATAGTGCTGCCAATATGTTTTATTAGTAAGCGTTTATAGTGAGAGTCATGATGACAGATATTGGCCATTGACATAATGTTCCACTTTTTCCAACCAGACTTCGTGTACTTTACTGGGTACCTCCCTGTCGGCCTGTCCCTGCTGGCATTCATGGAATAATCGTGTCACGTAGGGGTGGGTTTCCCTTCAAATCAGATGCGCGCTGGATGAAACCATTGCCCCAAGAAGTGGATCAACTGTCAAAGAAAACTGTTCATGCTATCTAAAGATTTGCTTTCAGGTTCAAGAAATTAACATTTCTCTTGTGAAAGCAGCAACTTGATCACAATATATTTTCATTTTCTTTAGTTAGAAAGGTCATTCAATTATTGACACTGCATTTACTAACCCCCCCACGGAAGCAGAAAATGGGTAATTCCAAAAATGGCAGCGGTTTCTGGTAGTGTGAAGTGAAACTTTCCAAATATTGCTGATAAAACATAGCTATTCTTTAATCCATTTTGAGGATTATCGTCGAACAGATATTGAAGAAATTATTGTTGGACTACTGCTGTACCCGACGCCAAGCAACACGATCGAATGACGTTTATTTTTTGAGGATTTGGAGATCGCGAACGGTGGGCTTTCCTCAAAGTTGACGGTAGCAAGAGTGCCTTTCATTGAATGTGATCATAACGATTGTTGTTGTCATCTCTACACGGAACTTGAACAACCCGTTAAGGCTAGCCAGCCCGTAAAATTACGTTGGATTCTTCTTTTACCGGCTATTTTCACTCAACCAGATTGCCTTGTTTGTATATTGGGGTCAGGGCTCCCGTGCCCGTTTTACGTCATCCATACATAGGTTGATGCCCGTCAATGTTGTGTGCAGTGTCGCAACGAATTTATTGATTTGCTAGCAGCATAACGTAATTAATTTTGCCCGCTAACTTGCTTTATAATGTGATAGCCAGTCTGCGTGCTGTGGCTAACTATAGCTGGTTGACAACAGTATTAGTGTTGGTTAGCTGATGGCAAGCCATCAATCAAGATAGCTAGGGTTCGTTCAGCAGGGCACAATGTTGTGGAACGTtacaaacatgcctctctgacatgtagaataaggaaCCCCGACGACAGATATCAACAGGGGGTCAGCTCCCACTAAGCCCAGTCAAAGCTCTCTCTGTCCTGGGACCACACTGGTGGAACAAGCTTCCCCCTAATGTCAGGACAGTGGAGTCCCTGCCCATTTTATGTAAATTTATTTGAAACCCTACCTCAtcaagagtatcttaaataagaaAACAATTCCCTGCAATAGTATTTttctactagcactgactttgttttataactactttattgagggaaaatgtacttactatgactgtggtgtgttgtctcacCTAACTATCTTAAGATAATTGTAAGTATCTCTGGGTAAGACCATCTgcaaaatgactaaaatgttaaaaaaatgaATAGATCTATTGATATTTCTAACTGCAACGTTCCACAACGTTTGCCTACTGAATGTGGCCCATGTTTAATGACTAGGcaaagatttttatttatttattttattttacctttatttaaccaggtaggcaagttgagaacaagttctcatttacaattgcgacctggccaagataaagcaaagcagttcgacagataaaacgacacagagttacacatggagtaaaaacaaacatacagtcaataatgcagtataaacaagtctatatacaatgtgaggtgagaagggaggtaaaggcaaaaaaggccatgatggcaaagtaaatacaatatagcaagtaaaatactggaatggtagttttgcaatggaagaatgtgcaaagtagaaataaaaaaaagatgTAGCCAAGATAGCAAGCAGCTGAAGTAATTAAGGCCTGATCGGAATTTAGCTCGAGTCTGGTTTATCAAAGCCTAAAATGTATGTAGTAGACCTCGGCCAATAATCCGAGACATATCACAGTTTAACACCGACCGTACCGATCACTTATcgcaggcattttgctgataCCGTTCATTACGATAAGTAGCCTATTCTAGAGGAATGTGAAGCTTGAAATTACATACGTTTGctaatatggctgaatataatgggacaattgatggctacaatCATTGAACTAGTAGTAGTTGAAAGGATAGTTTTAAATAAAAACTGTGGTGCACAATGTTATACACTTATTGTTCTATTCATCGTTATCgcatcaattcaggcaatttattGCGATATGGATTTTTGTCCCCATCTCCCAGATCTAGTATGTAGTATCATGGCGGA
This genomic interval carries:
- the LOC109901152 gene encoding uncharacterized protein LOC109901152, with product MMSSTESGTGGPKLHRLFIKFDPEVVAVVSILLGLFQVLLAVPLYYMDIGLPKLQLMLPLFIGFLFVTAGSFAFACEKSPSRQLLTGCAYTNVASLLAGLLALCMYSVSLHSVQGTAEPCTLPSIDLYAGAAPKCPGEYLEGFFRSVTVLLIVYDLGALILHSLLSLSALKGLRVGLCRMIN